A window of the Streptomyces finlayi genome harbors these coding sequences:
- a CDS encoding FecCD family ABC transporter permease — MATTTHAPPSGAGTSRTGAARRASILILGLAVLALALCASVMYGSRSTSFGDVVDVLSGAADPNITTIIESRYPRTALGVLAGLCLAVAGTLMQGVSRNPLADPGLLGINAGASASIVTATAFFGATGSTATMWWALPGALIAGVLVHVIGSSGGSTGLVRLVLAGAVLSAVLMAYIQAVTLGRPKVFDSYRYWVVGALGGRDFDVFMSVLPFAATGFVIALVLGPGLNTLALGDATAASLGAHPARVRAGGLFAATLLSAAATAAVGPIAFVGLAVPHVVRVLVGVDFRLQIAFSAIAGPTLLLAADVVGRIVLRPQELMVGVVTAFIGAPALLIAVRRMRGSA, encoded by the coding sequence ATGGCTACCACCACACACGCACCGCCGAGCGGCGCGGGTACCTCGCGTACCGGCGCCGCTCGGCGTGCGTCGATCCTGATCCTCGGACTGGCCGTCCTGGCGCTCGCCCTGTGCGCGAGCGTCATGTACGGCAGCAGGTCGACCTCGTTCGGCGATGTCGTCGACGTCCTCTCCGGCGCCGCCGACCCCAACATCACCACCATCATCGAGAGCCGCTATCCGCGGACCGCTCTCGGCGTCCTGGCCGGGCTCTGTCTCGCCGTCGCGGGCACCCTGATGCAGGGCGTCAGCCGTAACCCCCTCGCCGATCCCGGACTGCTCGGCATCAACGCGGGTGCCTCGGCGAGCATCGTCACCGCGACGGCCTTCTTCGGGGCCACCGGCAGCACCGCCACCATGTGGTGGGCCCTGCCAGGGGCACTGATCGCCGGAGTGCTCGTCCATGTCATCGGCTCCTCGGGAGGGAGTACGGGTCTCGTGCGGCTGGTACTGGCGGGCGCCGTGCTGTCCGCCGTGCTGATGGCGTACATCCAGGCCGTCACCCTGGGCAGGCCCAAGGTGTTCGACAGCTACCGCTACTGGGTCGTCGGCGCGCTCGGCGGACGGGACTTCGACGTCTTCATGTCCGTCCTGCCGTTCGCCGCGACCGGCTTCGTCATCGCCCTGGTGCTCGGACCCGGCCTCAACACCCTCGCCCTCGGGGACGCCACCGCGGCCTCCCTCGGCGCGCATCCGGCCCGGGTGCGCGCGGGCGGACTCTTCGCGGCCACACTGCTCAGTGCCGCGGCGACGGCGGCCGTCGGCCCCATCGCCTTCGTCGGCCTGGCCGTTCCGCACGTCGTGCGGGTCCTCGTCGGCGTGGACTTCCGTCTCCAGATCGCCTTCTCGGCCATCGCGGGACCCACGCTGCTGCTCGCGGCCGACGTGGTCGGCCGCATCGTCCTGCGCCCGCAGGAACTGATGGTCGGCGTCGTGACCGCGTTCATCGGAGCGCCCGCGCTGCTCATCGCCGTACGCAGAATGAGGGGAAGCGCATGA
- a CDS encoding iron-siderophore ABC transporter substrate-binding protein has product MLGSTRLRRHTIAATAAALTLVLGGCSSGSDDEKKTTESSAKGEGSFPVSIKNALGTAEIDAKPERIVTLGQGSAETAIALGHTPVGMESYEWGSDKTGYLPWIHEAVTKSGDKLPKQFTGGEDIDIEAITELEPDVILAPWSGITQEQYDILKDIAPTVAYPDQAWSTDWDQQIDIIGQALGRTEDAKGLKTKIEKQLADAAATRPNYKDVTFSYIYNTGPGTLGVFKPEEQRVTMVSSLGLTVDPVVNTFKETEGTDSALIGLENAEKLKDSDLVFTFYMDAKSRKEIEAQPLYGAIPAVRKGAVVASDDTPFVTASSIINPLTVPWVIDRYLPVIDKAVAAAGK; this is encoded by the coding sequence ATGCTCGGGTCCACCCGCCTGCGTCGTCACACCATCGCAGCCACCGCCGCCGCGCTCACGCTCGTCCTGGGCGGCTGCTCGTCCGGCAGCGACGACGAGAAGAAGACCACGGAGTCCTCGGCGAAGGGTGAGGGTTCCTTCCCCGTCTCGATCAAGAACGCACTCGGCACCGCGGAGATCGACGCGAAGCCCGAACGCATCGTCACCCTCGGCCAGGGTTCCGCCGAGACGGCGATCGCTCTCGGCCACACCCCGGTGGGCATGGAGAGCTACGAGTGGGGCAGCGACAAGACCGGCTACCTGCCGTGGATCCACGAGGCCGTGACGAAGTCGGGCGACAAGCTGCCCAAGCAGTTCACGGGCGGTGAGGACATCGACATCGAGGCCATCACCGAGCTGGAGCCGGACGTCATCCTCGCCCCGTGGTCGGGTATCACGCAGGAGCAGTACGACATCCTCAAGGACATCGCTCCGACCGTCGCCTACCCGGACCAGGCGTGGAGCACGGACTGGGACCAGCAGATCGACATCATCGGCCAGGCCCTCGGCCGGACCGAGGACGCCAAGGGTCTGAAGACGAAGATCGAGAAGCAGCTCGCCGACGCCGCGGCCACCCGGCCGAACTACAAGGACGTCACCTTCTCGTACATCTACAACACCGGCCCCGGCACCCTCGGCGTCTTCAAGCCCGAGGAGCAGCGCGTCACGATGGTCTCCTCCCTCGGACTGACCGTCGACCCGGTGGTGAACACGTTCAAGGAGACCGAGGGCACCGACTCGGCGCTCATCGGCCTGGAGAACGCCGAGAAGCTGAAGGACAGCGACCTCGTCTTCACGTTCTACATGGACGCCAAGAGCCGCAAGGAGATCGAGGCGCAGCCGCTGTACGGCGCCATCCCGGCGGTCAGGAAGGGCGCGGTCGTCGCCAGTGACGACACCCCGTTCGTCACCGCGTCCTCGATCATCAACCCGCTGACCGTGCCGTGGGTGATCGACCGCTACCTCCCGGTCATCGACAAGGCCGTCGCCGCCGCGGGCAAGTAA
- a CDS encoding amino acid ABC transporter permease encodes MTPPLYDVPGPRAKRRNALFTLVFLVALAVLAWWVYRSLEEKNQLEWVKWRPFFTDSRAWSTYILPGLRNTALAASLAMVIALPLGALLGISRLSDHRWVRGTAGTVVEFFRAIPVLILMLFANAAFSEFTDISPDTRPLYAVVTGLVLYNASVLAEVVRAGILSLPRGQTDAAKAIGMRKGQTMLHVLLPQSVTAMLPALVSQLVVIVKDTALGGALLGFSELLASVRPMSANYGANTIASFTVVAVIFVLINFALTTFASWLEGRLRRGKKSTGAVVGAEAVEELATPGEHIGPGDAGGSTGGAK; translated from the coding sequence ATGACTCCTCCCCTCTACGACGTTCCGGGGCCGCGCGCCAAGCGGCGCAACGCCCTGTTCACGCTGGTGTTCCTGGTGGCGCTCGCCGTGCTCGCCTGGTGGGTGTACCGGAGCCTGGAGGAGAAGAACCAGCTGGAGTGGGTCAAGTGGAGGCCCTTCTTCACCGACTCCCGCGCCTGGAGCACCTACATCCTGCCGGGCCTGCGCAACACCGCCCTCGCCGCCTCCCTCGCCATGGTCATCGCCCTGCCCCTCGGTGCGCTCCTCGGCATCTCCAGGCTCTCCGACCACCGGTGGGTACGCGGCACGGCCGGCACGGTCGTGGAGTTCTTCCGCGCGATCCCCGTACTGATCCTCATGCTCTTCGCCAACGCGGCGTTCTCCGAGTTCACCGACATCAGCCCCGACACCCGCCCGCTGTACGCGGTGGTCACCGGGCTCGTCCTCTACAACGCGTCGGTGCTCGCCGAGGTGGTGCGTGCCGGAATCCTGTCCCTGCCAAGGGGCCAGACCGACGCCGCCAAGGCGATCGGGATGCGCAAGGGGCAGACGATGCTGCATGTGCTGCTGCCGCAGTCCGTCACCGCGATGCTGCCCGCGCTCGTCAGCCAGCTGGTCGTCATCGTCAAGGACACCGCGCTCGGCGGCGCCTTGCTCGGCTTCTCGGAACTGCTGGCCTCGGTGCGCCCGATGAGCGCCAACTACGGCGCCAACACCATCGCGAGCTTCACGGTCGTCGCGGTGATCTTCGTACTGATCAACTTCGCCCTCACCACCTTCGCGAGTTGGCTGGAGGGCCGGCTGCGGCGCGGCAAGAAGTCGACCGGGGCGGTGGTGGGCGCCGAGGCTGTCGAGGAACTGGCCACTCCGGGCGAGCACATCGGGCCGGGAGACGCGGGCGGCTCCACGGGTGGCGCGAAGTAG
- a CDS encoding amino acid ABC transporter permease translates to MFDFLEGYDLLGAFWVTVRLTLYSGVGSLVWGTVLAAMRVSPVPLMRGFGTAYVNVVRNIPLTVIIIFTSLGLFQTLGVSLGADDFTAINFRLAVLGLTAYTSAFVCEALRSGINTVPVGQIEASRAIGLSFAQTLRLVVLPQAFRSVVGPLANVLIALTKNTTVSAAIGVAEAAALMREMIENEAQLILISAVFAAGFVCLTLPTGLFLGWVSKKVSVRR, encoded by the coding sequence GTGTTCGACTTCCTTGAAGGCTACGACCTCCTGGGCGCCTTCTGGGTGACGGTACGTCTCACCCTGTACTCCGGGGTCGGCTCCCTCGTCTGGGGCACGGTCCTGGCGGCGATGCGGGTCAGCCCCGTCCCCCTGATGCGCGGCTTCGGCACCGCCTACGTCAACGTCGTGCGGAACATCCCGCTCACAGTCATCATCATCTTCACCTCGCTCGGGCTCTTCCAGACGCTCGGTGTGAGCCTGGGCGCGGACGACTTCACGGCCATCAACTTCCGGCTCGCCGTGCTCGGTCTGACCGCGTACACCTCCGCGTTCGTCTGCGAGGCGCTGCGGTCCGGCATCAACACCGTGCCGGTGGGCCAGATCGAGGCGTCGCGCGCCATCGGGTTGAGCTTCGCCCAGACCCTGCGCCTGGTCGTCCTCCCGCAGGCGTTCCGTTCGGTGGTCGGCCCGCTGGCGAACGTACTGATCGCGCTCACCAAGAACACCACGGTGTCCGCCGCGATCGGGGTCGCCGAAGCCGCGGCGCTGATGCGGGAGATGATCGAGAACGAGGCGCAGCTCATCCTCATCTCCGCCGTCTTCGCGGCCGGCTTCGTCTGCCTCACTCTGCCGACCGGGCTCTTCCTCGGCTGGGTGAGCAAGAAGGTCTCGGTGCGGCGATGA
- a CDS encoding glutamate ABC transporter substrate-binding protein, which yields MKVRRTTTAAAAALALSLATVTVASGGAQAVGAGSGSAGSGAETITIGIKFDQPGIGLKTPDGKYTGFDVDVATYVAKELGFEPGDIKWKEAKSADRETLLERGDVDFIAASYSINDEREKKVDFAGPYLLAHQDVLLRADDDSITKPEDLNNKKLCSVTGSTSAQNVKDDIAPQAQLQEYGGYSECLTGLENEIVDALTTDDSILAGYAAQDEFKGKFKLGGFKLSNENYGIGVKEGSDLKGKINTALEKMVSDGSWDQYVEKNFGPANYENEPAPKIGNVVE from the coding sequence ATGAAGGTTCGCAGGACAACCACAGCGGCGGCCGCAGCGCTCGCGCTCTCCCTGGCGACAGTGACCGTCGCCTCCGGAGGAGCCCAGGCCGTCGGCGCGGGCAGTGGCTCCGCCGGGAGCGGTGCCGAGACGATCACCATCGGCATCAAGTTCGACCAGCCCGGCATCGGGCTGAAGACCCCGGACGGGAAGTACACGGGGTTCGACGTCGATGTGGCGACGTACGTCGCCAAGGAACTCGGCTTCGAACCGGGCGACATCAAGTGGAAGGAAGCCAAGAGCGCCGACCGCGAGACGCTGCTGGAGCGCGGCGACGTCGACTTCATCGCGGCCTCGTACTCGATCAACGACGAGCGCGAGAAGAAGGTCGACTTCGCGGGTCCCTATCTGCTCGCGCACCAGGACGTCCTGCTCCGGGCCGACGACGACTCCATCACGAAGCCCGAGGACCTGAACAACAAGAAGCTCTGCTCGGTCACCGGCTCGACCTCCGCGCAGAACGTCAAGGACGACATCGCACCCCAGGCGCAACTCCAGGAGTACGGCGGCTACTCGGAGTGCCTGACGGGCCTGGAGAACGAGATCGTCGACGCGCTGACCACCGATGACTCGATCCTCGCCGGGTACGCCGCGCAGGACGAGTTCAAGGGCAAGTTCAAGCTCGGCGGCTTCAAGCTCAGCAACGAGAACTACGGCATCGGCGTCAAGGAAGGCAGCGATCTGAAGGGCAAGATCAACACGGCCCTGGAGAAGATGGTCTCCGACGGCTCCTGGGATCAGTACGTCGAGAAGAACTTCGGCCCGGCCAACTACGAGAACGAGCCCGCGCCGAAGATCGGCAACGTCGTCGAGTAG
- a CDS encoding amino acid ABC transporter ATP-binding protein, with the protein MSRSADTRREGPGRTDALVVLSNVNKHFGELHVLQDIDLTIGRGEVVVVIGPSGGGKSTLCRAINRLETIDSGEIFIDGKALPAEGRELAALRADVGMVFQSFNLFAHKTVLQNITLGQLKVRKKDKRAAEERARSLLERVGVASQADKYPAQLSGGQQQRVAIARALAMDPKVMLFDEPTSALDPEMINEVLEVMQQLARDGMTMAVVTHEMGFARSAANRVVFMADGRIVEEATPAQFFGDPRSDRARDFLSKILKH; encoded by the coding sequence ATGAGCCGTTCAGCGGATACGAGACGCGAAGGGCCGGGCAGGACCGATGCTCTGGTCGTGCTGAGCAACGTCAACAAGCACTTCGGCGAGCTGCACGTGCTCCAGGACATCGACCTCACCATCGGCCGGGGCGAAGTGGTCGTGGTCATCGGCCCGTCGGGAGGCGGGAAGTCCACGCTCTGCCGGGCGATCAACCGTCTGGAGACCATCGACTCCGGAGAGATCTTCATCGACGGCAAGGCGCTGCCCGCCGAGGGCCGTGAGCTGGCCGCGCTCCGGGCCGATGTGGGCATGGTCTTTCAGTCGTTCAACCTCTTCGCCCATAAAACCGTGCTCCAGAACATCACCCTGGGCCAGCTCAAGGTCCGCAAGAAGGACAAGCGGGCGGCCGAGGAGCGGGCGCGCTCGCTCCTGGAGCGCGTCGGTGTGGCCTCGCAGGCCGACAAGTACCCCGCGCAGCTCTCCGGCGGTCAGCAGCAGCGCGTTGCGATCGCCAGGGCCCTCGCGATGGACCCGAAGGTCATGCTCTTCGACGAGCCGACCTCCGCGCTCGACCCCGAGATGATCAACGAGGTGCTGGAGGTCATGCAACAGCTCGCCCGGGACGGCATGACCATGGCCGTCGTCACCCACGAGATGGGCTTCGCACGGTCGGCCGCCAACCGTGTGGTCTTCATGGCCGACGGGCGGATCGTGGAGGAGGCGACGCCCGCGCAGTTCTTCGGCGACCCACGCAGCGACCGGGCCAGGGACTTCCTGTCGAAGATCCTCAAGCACTGA
- a CDS encoding GlxA family transcriptional regulator, whose amino-acid sequence MHRVVVLALEGVYPFELSIPVRIFGTAEDADGQPLYEVVTCGLDGGPVRSSADFTVGVEHGAEAIATADTLVIPPFACGPDAERDWLPAPLAEALRQLRPGARIVSICTASYVLAAAGLLDGRPATTHWNEAERFQRMFPLVRVDPGVLFVDDGDVLTAAGVAAGVDLCMHLVRRDHGSEVANRVARLCVVPPWRDGGQAQFIERPVPELSASTTSATRAWALGELHRPLQLAELAGHARMSVRTFSRRFRDEVGVTPGQWLTQQRVERARRLLETTGLPVDRIAEEAGFGTAASLRQHLVAGIGVPPSVYRQTFRVGHPAQMDAR is encoded by the coding sequence ATGCATCGCGTCGTCGTACTGGCCCTTGAGGGCGTCTATCCGTTCGAGCTGAGCATCCCGGTCCGGATCTTCGGGACGGCCGAGGACGCGGACGGCCAACCGCTGTACGAGGTGGTCACCTGCGGTCTGGACGGCGGGCCGGTCCGGTCGAGCGCCGACTTCACCGTCGGTGTCGAGCACGGGGCGGAGGCCATCGCGACGGCGGACACCCTGGTGATCCCGCCGTTCGCCTGCGGGCCGGACGCCGAGCGCGACTGGCTGCCCGCCCCGCTGGCCGAGGCGCTGCGTCAACTCCGCCCGGGTGCGCGGATCGTGTCGATCTGTACCGCGTCGTACGTCCTGGCCGCCGCGGGGCTGCTCGACGGCCGTCCCGCGACGACCCACTGGAACGAGGCGGAGCGGTTCCAGCGGATGTTCCCCCTGGTCCGGGTCGACCCGGGTGTGCTGTTCGTCGACGACGGCGACGTGCTCACCGCCGCCGGAGTCGCCGCCGGGGTCGATCTGTGCATGCATCTGGTGCGGAGGGACCACGGAAGCGAGGTCGCCAACCGGGTGGCGCGGCTCTGTGTCGTGCCCCCGTGGCGGGACGGCGGGCAGGCCCAGTTCATCGAGCGGCCGGTCCCCGAGCTTTCGGCGTCCACCACCTCGGCGACCCGCGCGTGGGCGCTGGGTGAGCTCCACCGCCCGCTCCAGCTGGCCGAGCTGGCGGGTCATGCGCGCATGAGCGTACGGACGTTCTCGCGCCGCTTCCGCGACGAGGTGGGCGTGACGCCGGGGCAGTGGCTGACCCAGCAGCGGGTCGAGCGGGCGCGACGCCTGCTGGAGACGACCGGCCTGCCGGTCGACCGGATCGCCGAGGAGGCGGGTTTCGGGACCGCGGCCTCGCTGCGGCAGCACCTGGTCGCCGGCATCGGTGTGCCGCCCTCGGTCTACCGCCAGACCTTCCGCGTCGGACACCCCGCCCAGATGGACGCTCGCTAG
- a CDS encoding NADP-dependent oxidoreductase, whose product MRAIGQDSLGGPEVLKLIEVDRPEPGPSEVLVRVHAAGVNPTDWWHRSTGGLAGRPIRLGWDVSGTVEAVGLGVTMYRPGDEVFGMPRLPQPAGAYADYLTSPARHLARKPRSLSHVEAAALPVAALTGLQSLVDTAALRPGQRVLVHAAAGGVGHLAVQIAKSLGAYVIGTASAAKHDFVRSMGADEVIDYTTADFASAARDIDVVIDTIGGEYGPRSLRTLRPSGMVVSLASPAEAPLAEVAAASGLRAGFTIVEPDHAGLKALAELADAGALRPHIAAVLPLADAAKAHELGESGRTTGKLVLSIVE is encoded by the coding sequence ATGCGCGCCATCGGTCAGGACTCACTCGGCGGACCCGAGGTACTGAAGCTCATCGAGGTGGACCGCCCCGAACCCGGCCCCTCGGAAGTCCTCGTCCGCGTCCACGCGGCCGGCGTCAACCCGACCGACTGGTGGCACCGCTCCACGGGCGGCCTCGCCGGTCGGCCCATCAGGCTGGGCTGGGACGTCTCGGGCACCGTCGAGGCGGTCGGCCTCGGCGTGACCATGTACCGGCCGGGCGACGAGGTCTTCGGGATGCCGCGCCTCCCGCAGCCCGCGGGAGCGTACGCGGACTACCTCACCTCCCCCGCCCGCCACCTGGCCCGTAAGCCGCGCAGCCTCTCCCACGTGGAGGCGGCCGCGCTCCCGGTGGCCGCGCTCACCGGTCTGCAGTCGCTCGTGGACACCGCCGCGCTGCGCCCGGGCCAGCGGGTCCTCGTCCACGCGGCGGCGGGCGGGGTGGGCCACCTCGCCGTCCAGATCGCCAAGTCCCTGGGTGCCTACGTCATCGGCACGGCGAGCGCGGCGAAGCACGACTTCGTACGGTCCATGGGCGCCGACGAGGTCATCGACTACACGACGGCCGACTTCGCATCGGCGGCCCGGGACATCGACGTGGTGATCGACACCATCGGCGGGGAGTACGGCCCCCGCTCCCTTCGCACCCTGCGCCCGAGCGGCATGGTCGTCTCGCTGGCCTCCCCGGCGGAAGCCCCGCTCGCCGAGGTGGCGGCCGCCTCGGGCCTGCGTGCGGGCTTCACCATCGTGGAGCCGGACCACGCCGGCCTGAAGGCACTCGCGGAACTCGCGGACGCGGGGGCGCTCCGCCCGCACATCGCGGCGGTGCTGCCCCTGGCGGACGCGGCGAAGGCCCATGAGCTCGGGGAGTCGGGCCGCACGACCGGCAAGCTCGTCCTCAGCATCGTGGAGTGA
- a CDS encoding ABC transporter ATP-binding protein, whose translation MTTLHTITADLHTEQRGTRGALRGLLPALGAHRLMVARTCAAALTDQAALVALVTLAAHTVGAAVIEGHAPSGATMAALIALVLVKALATWREMDLSHDLAYRVLAVLRVRIFDGLARSAPARIGGRRSGDLAATAMGDVEALEFFYAHAIAQLMASATVFGAGAATLAVVEPRMLAVVLPVAVLLVLAPLLEGRGRTRRGARTRTAAADLSAEAVQTVDGLRELLGFGGLRARRTRLAEAGRGLADAQQAEQSWEAAAAAVRDALVVAAVTGVVALAAQAVAAGRLDGAWAPAAMALALGTLAPAADAAASLGQAGGLRPAAARVGAAITAPAGAVEPLAPRPAPRGPLGVRMRGVRFDYGGRSVLDGIDLTVRAGETVALVGVSGAGKSTCAHLLARFWDPSEGTVELLPADGCGPVDLRDVAEAELRGAVAVVGQETPLFHGSLADNLRLGAPDASDDEVAEVVRRCGIDRFVESVDLHVAERGTTLSGGQRARISLARALLANPRVLVLDETTAHLDTAGDAELAAALAAASSTRTTIWIAHRPATIRRADRIAVLDAGRIVQEGTWEQLASQGGAFAEAVVPERAGTV comes from the coding sequence ATGACGACCCTCCACACGATCACGGCGGATCTCCACACCGAGCAGCGCGGCACGCGCGGCGCCCTCAGGGGCCTGCTGCCCGCACTCGGCGCCCACCGCCTCATGGTGGCGCGCACCTGCGCAGCCGCACTCACCGATCAGGCCGCACTCGTCGCCCTGGTGACGCTCGCCGCCCACACGGTCGGCGCAGCCGTGATCGAGGGGCACGCTCCCTCAGGGGCCACCATGGCGGCGCTGATCGCACTCGTCCTCGTCAAGGCGCTGGCCACCTGGCGGGAGATGGACCTGAGCCACGATCTCGCCTACCGGGTCCTGGCCGTGCTGCGGGTACGCATCTTCGACGGGCTCGCCCGCAGCGCACCGGCCCGGATCGGCGGCCGCCGCAGCGGTGACCTGGCGGCGACGGCGATGGGGGACGTCGAGGCGCTGGAGTTCTTCTACGCCCACGCGATCGCCCAGCTCATGGCGTCCGCGACGGTGTTCGGCGCGGGCGCCGCCACCCTGGCCGTCGTCGAGCCACGGATGCTGGCCGTGGTGCTCCCGGTCGCGGTCCTGCTCGTACTCGCCCCGTTGCTGGAGGGGCGGGGACGGACGCGCCGGGGGGCCCGGACCCGTACAGCGGCCGCCGACTTGTCTGCGGAGGCGGTGCAGACCGTCGACGGACTGCGGGAACTCCTCGGCTTCGGCGGCCTGCGCGCCAGGCGTACGCGACTGGCCGAGGCGGGCCGAGGGCTGGCCGACGCACAGCAGGCCGAGCAGTCCTGGGAGGCGGCTGCGGCCGCTGTCCGGGACGCGTTGGTGGTCGCCGCGGTGACCGGGGTCGTGGCGCTCGCGGCGCAGGCGGTCGCCGCCGGACGGCTCGACGGGGCCTGGGCCCCGGCCGCCATGGCCCTGGCACTCGGCACGCTCGCACCCGCGGCCGACGCGGCGGCGTCGCTGGGCCAGGCCGGCGGGCTGCGGCCGGCCGCCGCACGGGTCGGAGCGGCCATCACGGCCCCGGCGGGCGCCGTGGAACCCCTCGCGCCGAGGCCAGCCCCCCGGGGGCCCCTGGGTGTGCGGATGCGTGGCGTCCGCTTCGACTACGGCGGGCGGAGCGTTCTCGACGGCATCGACCTGACCGTACGGGCCGGGGAGACCGTGGCCCTCGTGGGCGTCTCCGGGGCGGGGAAATCGACCTGTGCGCATCTGCTCGCCCGCTTCTGGGACCCCTCCGAAGGCACGGTCGAACTGTTGCCCGCCGACGGTTGCGGACCGGTCGACCTACGGGACGTGGCGGAAGCGGAACTGCGCGGAGCGGTCGCCGTGGTCGGCCAGGAGACACCCCTCTTCCACGGCAGCCTCGCGGACAACCTCCGCCTGGGCGCGCCCGACGCGAGTGACGACGAGGTGGCCGAGGTGGTCCGGCGCTGTGGTATCGACCGCTTCGTGGAGAGCGTGGACCTGCATGTCGCGGAGCGCGGCACGACACTCTCCGGCGGTCAGCGCGCCCGCATCTCCCTGGCCCGCGCCCTGCTCGCGAACCCCCGCGTCCTGGTCCTCGACGAGACGACCGCGCACCTCGACACGGCCGGAGACGCCGAACTGGCCGCGGCGCTCGCGGCGGCGTCCTCCACCCGTACGACGATCTGGATCGCCCACCGCCCGGCGACGATCCGCAGGGCCGACCGCATCGCCGTCCTGGACGCCGGACGCATTGTGCAGGAGGGCACCTGGGAGCAACTCGCCTCCCAGGGAGGCGCTTTCGCCGAGGCCGTGGTCCCGGAGCGGGCCGGAACAGTCTGA